In one window of Episyrphus balteatus chromosome 3, idEpiBalt1.1, whole genome shotgun sequence DNA:
- the LOC129916564 gene encoding kinesin-like protein KIF21A isoform X4 — translation MSSDGGDDKDTSVRVAVRIRPQIPREVIDLCRVCTTVTPGEPHVVLGTDKAFTFDYVFDINSQQAEVYANCVEKLVDGALKGYNATVLAYGQTGSGKTFTMGTGFDRDLIEQQLGIIPRAVRHIFDGIESMQAGAVDEDGVSLGGVQFSVAAQFMELYNEDIIDLLDPYNKGRVFKIHEDGTGGITVAGATIKPIGGPQDALKCLQQGALARTTASTQMNEQSSRSHALFTILIRRQRVMSAEECGLPEGDLETLTSKFHFVDLAGSERLKRTGATGERAREGISINCGLLALGNVISALGDKSKKASHVPYRDSKLTRLLQDSLGGNSQTLMIACVSPSDRDFMETLNTLKYANRARNIKNKVQLNQDQSSRTISQLRREIAALQLELVEYKQGKRSIDAEGNSAISDTFHENAMLMADNKRLQQRLKAMQETINALTEKNTELMVEKATNGWTKSDGDKSVTDMVAGYLGEIEKLQAKLIESQEMYQQLKKSTALSPRNNSKLNSTFDNPETLINVAKRELEKNREMLMSRSLPGFNEDAHNSNVENINDSDSDSDTESDDKAGEIQAELNDISSDIELKSKLIEQLELSQQRMQLMRQHYEEKLNVLNNRIQNTQKERDQVLANMGSNQSSPSSDKVKKVRDEYERKINDMQRELKKLQAAQREHLRQQRELQAQEAKLRTLRNELAELKNIKTRLIRKMTEETNRHKEEETRKAREIAQLRKESRKQQNTMKSLQAQVQAKDQILKRKTEQVTALRRSQKGMLSLKASGRVPPKKDSSIFSERHARLKLEKFHRSINRAARNKQVVVQLEKELERLLHERETLSKDIANVRNRQRQHKSADLASEEDSLKANLNFIQDNITHVQQAIMEFEEGKDPPNDLASLQSMIENVKSVEEAKYLLKELANNVIDQTCDTALTQGRLLEHETLLKEVQQESGIQQQLLQHFLAQNPSVQITDLFDTLNLTSANNMSGSTKSLNSNSTYDIPLADFSNPSFWDGVIPGPNGGGGAGQNRSSSRSPSPAPTIDLTDRTSKIRRRTAQPQELLFGESEVSHNGDDPMTQSFTQLEPVTRSFIPLARVPSAPGSLKQSLNSPSLTRKTLDNGAAATAIPVSPRVSRRTFPTKGSPGFDGKVRMWRFTNALKRQCSLDSS, via the exons AATTCGACCGCAAATTCCACGTGAAGTAATCGACTTATGCCGAGTTTGTACAACAGTCACTCCAGGAGAACCCCATGTTGTCTTGGGTACAGACAAAGCTTTTACATTTGACTATGTCTTTGACATAAATTCACAACAA GCTGAAGTATATGCAAATTGTGTAGAAAAACTAGTAGATGGCGCTCTTAAAGGTTACAATGCCACAGTATTGGCCTATGGCCAAACTGGTTCTGGCAAAACATTTACCATGGGCACTGGGTTCGATCGTGATCTCATCGAACAACAATTGGGAATCATCCCACGAGCAGTGCGTCACATATTCGATGGTATCGAAAGTATGCAAGCTGGAGCTGTCGACGAAGATGGTGTTTCCTTGGGCGGAGTACAATTTAGTGTAGCTGCCCAATTTATGGAGCTGTACAATGAAGATATAATTGATTTACTCGATCCCTATAACAAAGGTCGTGTATTTAAAATCCACGAAGATGGCACTGGTGGTATAACAGTAGCTGGAGCCACTATCAAGCCAATCGGTGGGCCACAAGATGCTTTGAAATGTTTACAGCAAGGTGCCTTAGCTCGAACTACAGCTTCGACACAAATGAATGAACAATCTTCACGATCCCATGCTCTCTTTACGATTCTCATTCGTCGACAGAGGGTAATGTCGGCTGAGGAGTGTGGTTTACCCGAGGGTGATTTGGAAACCTTGAcgtcaaaatttcattttgtagATTTGGCCGGTTCGGAGAGATTAAAACGAACCGGAGCAACTGGTGAACGTGCTCGTGAGGGTATTTCTATAAATTGTGGCCTTTTAGCGCTAGGTAATGTCATCTCAGCTCTTGGAGATAAGTCCAAAAAAGCCTCTCATGTACCCTATAGGGATTCAAAGCTTACTAGACTTCTTCAAGATTCCCTAGGAG gAAACAGTCAAACTCTCATGATTGCTTGTGTATCTCCAAGTGACAGAGATTTCATGGAAACCTTGAATACACTAAAGTATGCCAATAGGGCAAGAAACATCAAGAACAAAGTTCAACTCAATCAAGATCAAAGTTCCAGAACTATTTCTCAACTTAGAAGAGAAATCGCAGCTTTACAATTGGAACTTGTTGAATATAAACAG GGTAAACGAAGCATCGATGCCGAAGGTAATTCAGCAATCTCAGATACGTTCCATGAGAATGCAATGCTCATGGCTGACAATAAACGTCTCCAACAACGACTGAAAGCTATGCAGGAGACTATCAATGCCCTGACAGAAAAGAACACCGAATTAATGGTGGAGAAGGCAACTAATGGTTGGACTAAGTCCGATGGCGATAAGTCAGTGACTGATATGGTAGCTGGTTATTTGGGTGAAATCGAAAAACTACAAGCAAAATTGATTGAATCCCAAGAAATGTATCAGCAACTGAAGAAATCCACTGCCCTAAGTCCAAGGAACAATTCAAAACTTAATTCAACTTTTGATA ACCCAGAGACTCTAATCAATGTGGCCAAACGTGAGCTGGAGAAAAACCGAGAAATGCTCATGTCCCGATCGCTGCCAGGGTTCAATGAAGACGCCCATAATTCAAATGTTGAAAATATCAACGATTCGGATAGTGATAGTGACACTGAATCTGATGATAAAG CTGGAGAAATCCAAGCCGAACTGAATGACATTAGTTCCGACATTGAACTGAAGTCAAAGCTGATTGAGCAACTAGAATTATCCCAACAGAGAATGCAACTTATGCGGCAACACTATGAAGAGAAGCTAAATGTCCTTAACAATAGAATTCAGAACACACAAAAGGAACGAGATCAAGTTTTGGCCAATATGG gTTCGAATCAATCCTCTCCTTCGAGTGATAAAGTGAAGAAAGTTCGTGATGAATATGAACGTAAAATCAACGACATGCAGCGAGAGTTGAAGAAGCTCCAAGCTGCCCAAAGAGAACACCTTCGTCAGCAGCGGGAGCTTCAAGCCCAGGAAGCTAAACTTAGAACTCTTCGAAATGAACTTGCTGAACTGAAGAATATCAAG ACCCGCTTGATTCGTAAAATGACCGAAGAGACAAATCGCCACAAAGAAGAAGAAACTCGCAAAGCCCGCGAAATCGCACAATTGCGCAAAGAATCGCGCAAACAACAAAACACAATGAAATCCCTGCAAGCACAAGTTCAAGCCAAAGATCAAATACTCAAGCGTAAAACTGAACAAGTTACAGCTTTGCGTCGCAGTCAAAAAGGCATGCTGAGTCTCAAAGCCTCCGGCCGAGTGCCACCTAAAAAAGATTCTTCAATATTTTCCGAGCGACATGCTCgtctaaaattagaaaaattccATCGAAGTATTAATCGTGCCGCTCGCAACAAACAAGTTGTCGTACAGTTAGAAAAAGAACTCGAAAGACTCCTTCACGAACGTGAAACTCTTAGCAAAGACATTGCAAATGTTCGTAATCGTCAACGGCAACATAAATCTGCCGATTTGGCTAGTGAAGAAGATTCACTTAAagcaaatttgaattttattcaagATAATATTACCCATGTCCAACAGGCTATTATGGAATTTGAAGAAGGTAAAGATCCACCAAATGATTTGGCATCACTTCAAAGTATGATTGAGAATGTTAAGAGTGTGGAAGAGGCAAAGTATTTGCTTAAAGAATTAGCCAATAATGTTATAGATCAAACCTGCGATACAGCTTTAACACAAGGTCGTTTGTTAGAGCATGAGACTTTATTGAAAGAAGTCCAACAAGAaagtggaatacaacaacaacttttGCAACATTTTCTCGCCCAAAATCCGTCCGTACAAATAACGGATTTATTTGATACTTTGAATTTAACTTCGGCCAATAATATGAGTGGTTCGACAAAGTCATTGAATAGTAATAGTACCTATGACATTCCATTGGCTGATTTTAGTAATCCTAGTTTTTGGGATGGTGTTATACCAGGACCAAATGGTGGTGGTGGTGCTGGACAAAATAGATCATCTAGTCGATCACCATCACCAGCTCCAACTATTGATTT GACTGACAGGACATCGAAGATAAGAAGGCGAACAGCTCAACCACAGGAACTTCTCTTTGGTGAAAGTGAAGTTAGTCACAATGGG GATGATCCGATGACACAATCATTCACCCAACTAGAACCTGTTACACGCAGTTTTATTCCATTAGCTCGTGTTCCAAGTGCTCCAGGATCATTAAA ACAATCACTCAATTCACCATCGTTAACACGAAAGACTCTTGACAATGGAGCGGCAGCTACAGCAATTCCAGTTTCACCACGTGTTAGCCGAAGGACATTTCCGACCAAAGGATCACCAGGGTT TGATGGCAAAGTGCGGATGTGGCGATTCACCAACGCCCTCAAGCGGCAATGCTCACTCGATAGTAGCTGA
- the LOC129916564 gene encoding kinesin-like protein KIF21A isoform X2, with the protein MSSDGGDDKDTSVRVAVRIRPQIPREVIDLCRVCTTVTPGEPHVVLGTDKAFTFDYVFDINSQQAEVYANCVEKLVDGALKGYNATVLAYGQTGSGKTFTMGTGFDRDLIEQQLGIIPRAVRHIFDGIESMQAGAVDEDGVSLGGVQFSVAAQFMELYNEDIIDLLDPYNKGRVFKIHEDGTGGITVAGATIKPIGGPQDALKCLQQGALARTTASTQMNEQSSRSHALFTILIRRQRVMSAEECGLPEGDLETLTSKFHFVDLAGSERLKRTGATGERAREGISINCGLLALGNVISALGDKSKKASHVPYRDSKLTRLLQDSLGGNSQTLMIACVSPSDRDFMETLNTLKYANRARNIKNKVQLNQDQSSRTISQLRREIAALQLELVEYKQGKRSIDAEGNSAISDTFHENAMLMADNKRLQQRLKAMQETINALTEKNTELMVEKATNGWTKSDGDKSVTDMVAGYLGEIEKLQAKLIESQEMYQQLKKSTALSPRNNSKLNSTFDNPETLINVAKRELEKNREMLMSRSLPGFNEDAHNSNVENINDSDSDSDTESDDKAGEIQAELNDISSDIELKSKLIEQLELSQQRMQLMRQHYEEKLNVLNNRIQNTQKERDQVLANMGSNQSSPSSDKVKKVRDEYERKINDMQRELKKLQAAQREHLRQQRELQAQEAKLRTLRNELAELKNIKTRLIRKMTEETNRHKEEETRKAREIAQLRKESRKQQNTMKSLQAQVQAKDQILKRKTEQVTALRRSQKGMLSLKASGRVPPKKDSSIFSERHARLKLEKFHRSINRAARNKQVVVQLEKELERLLHERETLSKDIANVRNRQRQHKSADLASEEDSLKANLNFIQDNITHVQQAIMEFEEGKDPPNDLASLQSMIENVKSVEEAKYLLKELANNVIDQTCDTALTQGRLLEHETLLKEVQQESGIQQQLLQHFLAQNPSVQITDLFDTLNLTSANNMSGSTKSLNSNSTYDIPLADFSNPSFWDGVIPGPNGGGGAGQNRSSSRSPSPAPTIDLTDRTSKIRRRTAQPQELLFGESEVSHNGDDPMTQSFTQLEPVTRSFIPLARVPSAPGSLKQSLNSPSLTRKTLDNGAAATAIPVSPRVSRRTFPTKGSPGLEEDVTPPPQSPPVYRKMISREDNNAGGDVFARLGAGTQDPAPGGSIQKVTGKIRIGAPLYCTHTVSGHNNSVLSIKVDDDILYTAAADRTVKVWDLNQETAQHCLSTHPGPVIAVQNDYRTRLLFSASGPFVRVWDLRTSNSRPIKTLSSSGQILPGNANITGTIPGESPITALCLGASGNLYVAASDKVRIWDLKSLNCLGKLSGGHQAAVMCVTAWEGPGGSTDFVATGSKDHYVKVFEVPTAGGVVYPLLNLEPPHYDGVQALAVAQDALGADAELFSGSRDSGIKRWDLKSGELKQSLNNAHKGWVSGMAISGDVLLSSCRGGIIRLWNVKTCESLAELKTDLMINDIVASGQRVFTASSDGKVRMWRFTNALKRQCSLDSS; encoded by the exons AATTCGACCGCAAATTCCACGTGAAGTAATCGACTTATGCCGAGTTTGTACAACAGTCACTCCAGGAGAACCCCATGTTGTCTTGGGTACAGACAAAGCTTTTACATTTGACTATGTCTTTGACATAAATTCACAACAA GCTGAAGTATATGCAAATTGTGTAGAAAAACTAGTAGATGGCGCTCTTAAAGGTTACAATGCCACAGTATTGGCCTATGGCCAAACTGGTTCTGGCAAAACATTTACCATGGGCACTGGGTTCGATCGTGATCTCATCGAACAACAATTGGGAATCATCCCACGAGCAGTGCGTCACATATTCGATGGTATCGAAAGTATGCAAGCTGGAGCTGTCGACGAAGATGGTGTTTCCTTGGGCGGAGTACAATTTAGTGTAGCTGCCCAATTTATGGAGCTGTACAATGAAGATATAATTGATTTACTCGATCCCTATAACAAAGGTCGTGTATTTAAAATCCACGAAGATGGCACTGGTGGTATAACAGTAGCTGGAGCCACTATCAAGCCAATCGGTGGGCCACAAGATGCTTTGAAATGTTTACAGCAAGGTGCCTTAGCTCGAACTACAGCTTCGACACAAATGAATGAACAATCTTCACGATCCCATGCTCTCTTTACGATTCTCATTCGTCGACAGAGGGTAATGTCGGCTGAGGAGTGTGGTTTACCCGAGGGTGATTTGGAAACCTTGAcgtcaaaatttcattttgtagATTTGGCCGGTTCGGAGAGATTAAAACGAACCGGAGCAACTGGTGAACGTGCTCGTGAGGGTATTTCTATAAATTGTGGCCTTTTAGCGCTAGGTAATGTCATCTCAGCTCTTGGAGATAAGTCCAAAAAAGCCTCTCATGTACCCTATAGGGATTCAAAGCTTACTAGACTTCTTCAAGATTCCCTAGGAG gAAACAGTCAAACTCTCATGATTGCTTGTGTATCTCCAAGTGACAGAGATTTCATGGAAACCTTGAATACACTAAAGTATGCCAATAGGGCAAGAAACATCAAGAACAAAGTTCAACTCAATCAAGATCAAAGTTCCAGAACTATTTCTCAACTTAGAAGAGAAATCGCAGCTTTACAATTGGAACTTGTTGAATATAAACAG GGTAAACGAAGCATCGATGCCGAAGGTAATTCAGCAATCTCAGATACGTTCCATGAGAATGCAATGCTCATGGCTGACAATAAACGTCTCCAACAACGACTGAAAGCTATGCAGGAGACTATCAATGCCCTGACAGAAAAGAACACCGAATTAATGGTGGAGAAGGCAACTAATGGTTGGACTAAGTCCGATGGCGATAAGTCAGTGACTGATATGGTAGCTGGTTATTTGGGTGAAATCGAAAAACTACAAGCAAAATTGATTGAATCCCAAGAAATGTATCAGCAACTGAAGAAATCCACTGCCCTAAGTCCAAGGAACAATTCAAAACTTAATTCAACTTTTGATA ACCCAGAGACTCTAATCAATGTGGCCAAACGTGAGCTGGAGAAAAACCGAGAAATGCTCATGTCCCGATCGCTGCCAGGGTTCAATGAAGACGCCCATAATTCAAATGTTGAAAATATCAACGATTCGGATAGTGATAGTGACACTGAATCTGATGATAAAG CTGGAGAAATCCAAGCCGAACTGAATGACATTAGTTCCGACATTGAACTGAAGTCAAAGCTGATTGAGCAACTAGAATTATCCCAACAGAGAATGCAACTTATGCGGCAACACTATGAAGAGAAGCTAAATGTCCTTAACAATAGAATTCAGAACACACAAAAGGAACGAGATCAAGTTTTGGCCAATATGG gTTCGAATCAATCCTCTCCTTCGAGTGATAAAGTGAAGAAAGTTCGTGATGAATATGAACGTAAAATCAACGACATGCAGCGAGAGTTGAAGAAGCTCCAAGCTGCCCAAAGAGAACACCTTCGTCAGCAGCGGGAGCTTCAAGCCCAGGAAGCTAAACTTAGAACTCTTCGAAATGAACTTGCTGAACTGAAGAATATCAAG ACCCGCTTGATTCGTAAAATGACCGAAGAGACAAATCGCCACAAAGAAGAAGAAACTCGCAAAGCCCGCGAAATCGCACAATTGCGCAAAGAATCGCGCAAACAACAAAACACAATGAAATCCCTGCAAGCACAAGTTCAAGCCAAAGATCAAATACTCAAGCGTAAAACTGAACAAGTTACAGCTTTGCGTCGCAGTCAAAAAGGCATGCTGAGTCTCAAAGCCTCCGGCCGAGTGCCACCTAAAAAAGATTCTTCAATATTTTCCGAGCGACATGCTCgtctaaaattagaaaaattccATCGAAGTATTAATCGTGCCGCTCGCAACAAACAAGTTGTCGTACAGTTAGAAAAAGAACTCGAAAGACTCCTTCACGAACGTGAAACTCTTAGCAAAGACATTGCAAATGTTCGTAATCGTCAACGGCAACATAAATCTGCCGATTTGGCTAGTGAAGAAGATTCACTTAAagcaaatttgaattttattcaagATAATATTACCCATGTCCAACAGGCTATTATGGAATTTGAAGAAGGTAAAGATCCACCAAATGATTTGGCATCACTTCAAAGTATGATTGAGAATGTTAAGAGTGTGGAAGAGGCAAAGTATTTGCTTAAAGAATTAGCCAATAATGTTATAGATCAAACCTGCGATACAGCTTTAACACAAGGTCGTTTGTTAGAGCATGAGACTTTATTGAAAGAAGTCCAACAAGAaagtggaatacaacaacaacttttGCAACATTTTCTCGCCCAAAATCCGTCCGTACAAATAACGGATTTATTTGATACTTTGAATTTAACTTCGGCCAATAATATGAGTGGTTCGACAAAGTCATTGAATAGTAATAGTACCTATGACATTCCATTGGCTGATTTTAGTAATCCTAGTTTTTGGGATGGTGTTATACCAGGACCAAATGGTGGTGGTGGTGCTGGACAAAATAGATCATCTAGTCGATCACCATCACCAGCTCCAACTATTGATTT GACTGACAGGACATCGAAGATAAGAAGGCGAACAGCTCAACCACAGGAACTTCTCTTTGGTGAAAGTGAAGTTAGTCACAATGGG GATGATCCGATGACACAATCATTCACCCAACTAGAACCTGTTACACGCAGTTTTATTCCATTAGCTCGTGTTCCAAGTGCTCCAGGATCATTAAA ACAATCACTCAATTCACCATCGTTAACACGAAAGACTCTTGACAATGGAGCGGCAGCTACAGCAATTCCAGTTTCACCACGTGTTAGCCGAAGGACATTTCCGACCAAAGGATCACCAGGGTT agaGGAAGATGTAACACCGCCACCACAATCGCCACCAGTTTACCGAAAGATGATATCACGCGAGGATAACAACGCAGGCGGTGATGTTTTTGCTAGATTGGGTGCTGGTACACAAGACCCAGCACCAGGAGGCAGTATTCAAAAAGTAACCGGAAAG ATTCGCATTGGAGCGCCACTTTATTGTACCCACACCGTTTCCGGGCATAATAATTCAGTTTTGTCGATTAAAGTTGATGATGATATCCTTTATACGGCTGCCGCAGATAGGACTGTTAAAGTTTGGGATTTAAATCAAGAGACTGCTCAACATTGTCTATCAACTCATCCCGGACCGGTGATTGCTGTACAAAATGACTATCGTACCAGATTGTTGTTTTCAGCTTCAGGGCCATTTGTAAGGGTGTGGGATTTGAGAACAAGCAATTCGAGACCAATTAAGACTTTAAGTTCTTCGGGACAAATTTTACCTGGCAATGCTAATATAACTGGCACTATACCTGGCGAATCTCCAATTACTGCACTATGTTTGGGTGCATCGGGTAATCTTTATGTTGCAGCATCGGATAAAGTTCGAATTTGGGATCTTAAAAG tTTAAATTGCCTTGGAAAACTATCAGGTGGCCATCAAGCTGCTGTTATGTGTGTAACAGCTTGGGAGGGTCCAGGTGGAAGTACAGATTTTGTTGCGACTGGTTCGAAAGATCACTATGTTAAAGTATTCGAAGTTCCGACAGCAGGTGGTGTTGTCTATCCCTTGCTGAATCTCGAGCCACCACACTATGATGGTGTTCAGGCATTGGCTGTTGCTCAAGATGCTTTAGGAGCTGATGCTGAATTGTTTTCAGGGAGTAGAGACTCCGGTATTAAGCGGTGGGACCTTAAAAGCGGAGAACTCAAGCAG tcCCTCAACAACGCCCACAAAGGATGGGTTTCCGGAATGGCTATTTCCGGTGATGTGTTGCTTTCTAGTTGTCGTGGTGGCATTATACGTTTATGGAATGTCAAAACCTGTGAAAGTTTAGCTGAATTGAAGACTGATTTAATGATCAATGACATTGTTGCATCTGGTCAGCGTGTTTTCACTGCATCAAG TGATGGCAAAGTGCGGATGTGGCGATTCACCAACGCCCTCAAGCGGCAATGCTCACTCGATAGTAGCTGA